In one window of Miscanthus floridulus cultivar M001 chromosome 12, ASM1932011v1, whole genome shotgun sequence DNA:
- the LOC136497758 gene encoding abscisic stress-ripening protein 3-like — translation MAEEKHHHHLFHHRKEEESSGEVDYEKKEKHHKHMEQLGELGAIAAGAYALHEKHKAKKDPENEHGHRIKEEVAAVAAVGSAGFAFHEHHEKKDAKKHGHN, via the exons ATGGCTGAGGagaagcaccaccaccacctgttCCACCACCGCAAGGAGGAGGAGAGCTCCGGCGAGGTCGACTACGAGAAGAAGGAGAAGCACCACAAGCACATGGAGCAGCTcggcgagctcggcgccattgctGCCGGCGCATATGCTCTG CATGAGAAGCACAAGGCCAAGAAGGACCCGGAGAACGAGCACGGCCACCGGATCAAGGAGGAGGTGGCTGCCGTCGCCGCCGTGGGCTCCGCTGGGTTCGCCTTCCACGAGCACCACGAGAAGAAGGACGCCAAGAAGCACGGCCACAACTGA